The sequence below is a genomic window from Dyadobacter chenwenxiniae.
CCTTTACAAGATGAAAGAATGTTTGATACGGGTGCTCCGGCTGCCAGTGCAGCCATTGTTGCGGCGCTGGCTCTTTGCAGAAACTCCCTCCTATTCCATTGAATATTCATCTTTCTATATTTTTTAATTAGTTCAATAATAACATGTTGTGAAATTTACTTTTTACCCATTCAATACTTTTTATATTAAGACTATGTATTTAATGGATAAAAAGTTTTATAATAACTTACTTTTTATAAATACATAATGCTATATATTTTGCATTCATATTTATCATATAAGCCTTAATATATTAATTGAAATTCCGGAACGAGCGCAATTGCCCAGACCAGATCCTGAATGCTCTCTTCGTTGGGCTTCGGACCGAGAATTCGTTTCGCTGCGGCAAGCTCTTTTTCAAGCGGCGTCCTGCCCAAAGCTTTTTGATAAAGCGCAGTTACGAGCGAATCGGAAGTCGCATATCTGGCCTTCCAAACTTTTGAACCCTGCTTTAATGTATTGGTGAATTTGCTGCCGTTCGTAAGTTCTAGCGCTTGCAAAAGGTTAGCTTGTGAAGTGCGCGATGTGCTTACCGTCTCCCGGTTTGGCCGGCCCAATGATGTCAGGAAAGGATCATTTTTTACAAAAGCTGCACGCGGAAATGGCAGGCGCGTTTTAATGTCGTCGGGAAGCAATTTGTATACCACCGCAGAGTCGGCATACATCGGGTTGAAGGCAGTGCTGATCGCGTCCGAGAATTGCTCGGCAGTGAGCCTTCTTCTTACCATGCCGGTGAACTTATAATCGTTGGCCATGATGTCGCTGGCTTCTTTCACCGATGAGGAAGGCAGCTGATAGGTCTTCGAAGTGACAATCGTGTATATCAATTTTTTCATGTCATAACCGTTGGCCGCAAAATCCGAAGCCAGCCAATCGAGCAGATCTTCGCTCCATGGCATGTTGTCCATCATGTCGACAGGTTCTACGATGCCGCGGCCCAGAAGCTGGGCCCAGATCCGGTTAACTGCCGTCCGGTAAAGCCTGCCGTCTTTGGGTTGAACCAGGAAGTCCGCGAGTTCCCGAAGCCTTTTTTCAGTGCTTGCATTTACGCTGATTTCGCCAAGCTCAGGAAAAAGCATTTTTGTCCCCGCGATTTTTCCGGTCGGCTTATCGCAACGGTTTATCTCCAGCAATGTGTCGGCGAAAATGTTTGCGAATGCGTAAGAGTCTGCCAGCTTCCAATCGCTGATGAAACTGTCGTGACAAGAAGCGCATTTGAGGTTAAGCCCAAGAAAAACCTGTGACACATTTTGCGCCGCCTGCATTTCGGTGCGTTGACTGGAATTAATCGTTCCACGCCATTTGATCCCTTTGATAAAACCTGCGGACGCTTTGGTAGGACTGATCAGTTCTTTCACAAACCAGTTGTAAGGTTTGTTAACCTCCAAAGAAGCGTAAAGCCATTTGGTAATGTCAAACCTGCCGCCGGTAATGTATCCTGTTCCTGAGTAATCATTCCGAAGCGCATCATTCCAGAACGACATCCAGTGCTGGGCATAATCGTCGTTGCGGTTCAGCAACTCTTTTGCCAGTTGTTCTCTTTTATCAGGACGCTCATCTGCAACAAAAGCTTCCACCTTTTCGGGGGGCGGCAAAAGGCCGATGATATCCAGGTAAAGCCTGCGCATGTAGATACGGTCGTTGACAGCCGGTTTCCAGGCAATTTTATTTTTTTGAAAATACGCATTAACCAAACGGTCCACAGGCTGCACGATGTCGCCGCTTGCGGGAGGAAGTTCAGGCGTTCTGGGTTCCAACGCAGCGACCCTGTAAATGCTCTTCTGCTTGCCGTCCGGCCATAAGGCTCCTTTCTCTATCCAATATTTCAGCACTTTCACTTCTCTTTCTGTCAGGCGCTTGCCTTTCGTCGGCATCGCTTCTTTATCGCCCTTAGGCAATGTAATACGGCGGATGATCTCGCTTTTATCGGGATGAACAGGAACAACGACGACACCATTCTCACCGCCTTTCATAATGGCTTCCTTGCTATCCAGCCGCAAATCGCCTTTGGATTTAGCTTCACCATGGCAGCTGTAACAGTTGTGTGCCAGGATTGTTCTTACTTCCACATTCAGGTCCTGTATTTGCTGCGGATTCAGCGCACCATTGTTTGTAAGTACAAAATCAGCCGGATCTTCATTGGACTGTTCCTGCTCCGGCTCAACGGACGATGGTAAAACGCTTGTGAGATAATCATCGCCGTGGGTGATCATTGCGCCGTAATGGCCTGCAAATGACACTCCGAACACGGTGATAAATAATAAGGACCGATAAATATTCCTGTTAACGTTTCGGAGTGATATAGTTGCCAGTACGGCTAGCCCCAATGTGATAAAGCCAGCCCAGCGGTGTATTTCAAATGTTTGTCCTTCGGACTGCTCTGCATCGGAAAGCAATAA
It includes:
- a CDS encoding PSD1 and planctomycete cytochrome C domain-containing protein, with product MMVHFPIGLLLVALILELIDWKRKSTGLRDAVGILTWIGAASAAFSVTFGLLLSDAEQSEGQTFEIHRWAGFITLGLAVLATISLRNVNRNIYRSLLFITVFGVSFAGHYGAMITHGDDYLTSVLPSSVEPEQEQSNEDPADFVLTNNGALNPQQIQDLNVEVRTILAHNCYSCHGEAKSKGDLRLDSKEAIMKGGENGVVVVPVHPDKSEIIRRITLPKGDKEAMPTKGKRLTEREVKVLKYWIEKGALWPDGKQKSIYRVAALEPRTPELPPASGDIVQPVDRLVNAYFQKNKIAWKPAVNDRIYMRRLYLDIIGLLPPPEKVEAFVADERPDKREQLAKELLNRNDDYAQHWMSFWNDALRNDYSGTGYITGGRFDITKWLYASLEVNKPYNWFVKELISPTKASAGFIKGIKWRGTINSSQRTEMQAAQNVSQVFLGLNLKCASCHDSFISDWKLADSYAFANIFADTLLEINRCDKPTGKIAGTKMLFPELGEISVNASTEKRLRELADFLVQPKDGRLYRTAVNRIWAQLLGRGIVEPVDMMDNMPWSEDLLDWLASDFAANGYDMKKLIYTIVTSKTYQLPSSSVKEASDIMANDYKFTGMVRRRLTAEQFSDAISTAFNPMYADSAVVYKLLPDDIKTRLPFPRAAFVKNDPFLTSLGRPNRETVSTSRTSQANLLQALELTNGSKFTNTLKQGSKVWKARYATSDSLVTALYQKALGRTPLEKELAAAKRILGPKPNEESIQDLVWAIALVPEFQLIY